Proteins from a genomic interval of Paenibacillus lentus:
- the phoU gene encoding phosphate signaling complex protein PhoU, with the protein MIQRREFDQNLEELRQLLREMGEHVECALRDSILSLQSMDSSKATEVIEQDLKLNKMEEEVMDIGSRLIVTQQPVAKDLRRIIVAFKISSDLERMGDLAVDIAKVTLRLSGQTLIKPLVDIPKLAELVELMVEESLQSYLDENTDLAYKMAKDDDEVDHLYSQMINELYSIVISHPDSVQQVMLLTLVGRYIERIADHATNIGESTVYLVTGHRPDLNQ; encoded by the coding sequence ATGATCCAAAGAAGAGAGTTCGATCAAAATTTGGAGGAGCTGCGGCAGTTGTTGAGGGAAATGGGAGAGCATGTGGAGTGTGCTCTTAGGGATTCCATTTTATCGCTGCAATCCATGGATTCAAGCAAAGCCACAGAGGTTATTGAGCAAGATCTAAAGTTGAACAAAATGGAAGAAGAAGTGATGGACATCGGCTCCAGATTGATTGTTACGCAGCAACCTGTAGCTAAAGATCTCCGTCGGATTATCGTTGCCTTTAAAATATCCAGCGATTTGGAGCGTATGGGAGACCTAGCGGTGGATATCGCTAAGGTGACATTACGTTTGAGTGGACAGACGCTGATTAAACCGCTGGTAGATATTCCGAAGTTGGCAGAACTTGTGGAACTTATGGTGGAAGAATCACTGCAGTCCTATTTGGATGAAAATACGGATTTGGCTTATAAGATGGCTAAGGATGACGATGAGGTCGATCATCTGTATAGTCAAATGATCAACGAGCTGTATTCGATCGTCATTAGTCATCCAGATTCTGTACAGCAGGTGATGCTGCTTACGCTTGTAGGAAGATATATTGAGCGCATTGCAGACCATGCTACGAATATCGGGGAGAGCACCGTTTATCTTGTAACGGGGCATCGACCTGACCTGAATCAATAG
- the pstB gene encoding phosphate ABC transporter ATP-binding protein PstB — MEPIIHIDKLNLYYDQFQALKNMSLDIPEKAITAFIGPSGCGKSTLLRTLNRMNDMIPNTRIEGSVLIGGKDIYSDDVEVETLRKQVGMVFQQPNPFPKSIYDNVAYGPRLHGVKNKEKLDEIVEQSLRQAVLWDEVKDFLKRSALSLSGGQQQRLCIARAIAVQPDILLMDEATSALDPISTLKIEDLVQELKDRYTIVMVTHNMHQAARVSDRTVFFLSGEIIESDDTRKLFSTPQDSRTEDYISGRFG; from the coding sequence ATGGAACCAATCATCCATATTGATAAATTGAATTTGTATTACGATCAATTTCAGGCGCTAAAGAATATGTCCCTGGATATTCCGGAGAAAGCTATTACCGCATTTATCGGGCCGTCGGGATGCGGAAAATCTACATTGTTGCGGACGCTCAACCGGATGAACGACATGATTCCAAACACGCGAATCGAGGGATCTGTGCTAATTGGCGGTAAAGATATATACAGCGACGATGTAGAGGTAGAGACTTTACGTAAGCAGGTCGGCATGGTGTTTCAGCAGCCGAATCCTTTTCCGAAATCGATTTATGATAATGTTGCCTACGGCCCCCGTCTTCATGGCGTAAAAAATAAAGAAAAGTTGGATGAGATTGTCGAACAGAGCCTTCGTCAAGCGGTATTGTGGGATGAGGTCAAGGATTTTCTAAAACGTTCCGCGCTTAGTTTGTCCGGTGGCCAACAGCAACGGCTTTGCATCGCCAGGGCCATCGCTGTACAGCCTGACATCCTGCTGATGGATGAAGCTACTTCAGCGCTCGATCCCATTTCTACACTGAAGATTGAAGATTTGGTTCAAGAATTAAAAGATAGGTATACCATCGTTATGGTCACTCATAACATGCATCAAGCGGCTCGGGTTTCCGATCGAACCGTTTTTTTCCTGAGTGGTGAAATTATAGAGTCAGACGATACTCGAAAACTGTTCTCGACACCACAGGATTCTCGCACCGAAGATTACATTTCAGGACGTTTTGGTTAA
- a CDS encoding methyl-accepting chemotaxis protein, with amino-acid sequence MNVVNQAVAERENNTIDRGAAAVHVKEHKEHRNDKGDKASGGKKDRSCVVKTEFYCRTVPKVDSNESCLGVLKIFQKDKGIPCIIVCDHSNRPLGLLMRDTFYRHLAGRFAADLFYERPALMFAEKSPLIAEISTSPGQLIDSALKREAVVFYDSLILTEEGKFRGVMTVQDLMLMSRELQLEADQIREAIVQESQISVLEIDRLVKEVSLTAERSLRESEEMSDFATAGRSELETVQASFTRVLSLTKSQAEQVAVLLQHADNISSIAASIRDLADRSSLLAMNASIEAAHAGEHGRGFAVVASEIRKLALQTKQFSDEIGSTLNIVSGLVRQTADASSLTTQEMQLSHDRVNSADHTFKMLVESVRSVESSGRDVYETAGNAALKTENVLHELEQLSGEQ; translated from the coding sequence GTGAATGTGGTTAATCAGGCCGTCGCTGAACGGGAAAATAATACGATTGATCGTGGTGCAGCTGCAGTCCATGTGAAGGAACACAAGGAGCACAGGAATGACAAGGGAGATAAGGCATCCGGGGGGAAGAAGGATCGAAGCTGTGTGGTGAAGACGGAATTTTATTGCCGAACTGTGCCAAAAGTCGATTCTAACGAATCCTGTCTTGGTGTTTTGAAGATCTTTCAAAAGGACAAGGGAATTCCTTGCATTATTGTGTGCGATCATTCGAACAGGCCGTTGGGCCTTTTGATGAGGGATACCTTTTATCGTCATTTGGCTGGGCGTTTTGCCGCGGATTTATTTTATGAAAGGCCGGCTTTGATGTTTGCGGAGAAATCGCCACTAATCGCGGAGATAAGTACCTCGCCAGGGCAGCTCATCGATTCAGCGTTAAAGCGGGAGGCCGTCGTGTTCTATGATAGCCTGATTTTAACGGAGGAAGGAAAGTTCAGAGGTGTTATGACGGTTCAAGATCTTATGTTAATGTCGAGGGAACTACAGCTGGAAGCTGACCAAATTCGCGAAGCGATTGTCCAAGAAAGTCAGATCAGTGTGCTTGAAATCGACCGATTGGTTAAAGAGGTGTCCCTTACTGCCGAACGTAGTTTGCGGGAGTCGGAGGAGATGAGCGACTTTGCGACAGCAGGCCGGTCTGAGCTCGAGACGGTACAAGCCTCGTTTACTCGCGTACTGTCTCTGACAAAATCCCAAGCGGAGCAGGTGGCGGTGTTACTTCAGCATGCTGACAATATTTCGTCAATCGCAGCCTCGATACGGGACTTGGCGGATCGCAGCAGTTTGCTTGCGATGAATGCTTCGATTGAGGCGGCTCATGCTGGCGAGCATGGAAGAGGTTTTGCGGTCGTCGCTAGCGAGATTAGAAAGCTGGCACTCCAAACCAAGCAGTTTTCGGATGAAATCGGTTCAACCCTCAACATCGTCAGCGGACTTGTTCGGCAAACGGCAGATGCTTCATCCTTGACCACGCAGGAAATGCAGCTCAGTCACGATCGTGTGAACAGTGCGGATCATACTTTTAAAATGCTTGTTGAATCAGTACGAAGTGTAGAATCCAGTGGCCGGGATGTGTACGAGACTGCAGGAAATGCAGCTTTGAAAACAGAAAATGTGCTTCATGAATTAGAGCAATTATCTGGGGAACAATGA
- a CDS encoding response regulator transcription factor — MTQRLLVIEDEPTLSRLLSYNLSSEGYEVVVEEHGQSGLETALKNDFNLILLDLMLPGMNGFEIMSRLRNEGVKTPVIMLTAKNAEQEVVQGLKSGADDYITKPFGVAELLARVAAVLRRSSGLDESERKSVPQEVGSQITLGDLVIYPEKYEVTLGNEQITLRPKEFEVLLYLARKPGVVMTRDDLMNAVWGFDYIGGQRTVDVHVSSLRKKLELDPGSVYIDSIRGVGYKLVVNKKKTSTISPE, encoded by the coding sequence ATGACGCAACGGCTGTTAGTTATTGAGGATGAGCCAACGCTTTCGAGGCTTCTATCTTATAATCTATCAAGTGAAGGTTATGAAGTCGTAGTTGAAGAGCATGGGCAGTCTGGATTGGAAACGGCATTGAAAAATGATTTTAATTTGATTTTGCTGGACTTGATGCTGCCGGGCATGAACGGGTTCGAAATCATGTCAAGGCTTCGGAATGAAGGTGTGAAGACACCCGTTATTATGCTAACTGCGAAGAATGCGGAACAGGAAGTCGTTCAAGGTTTAAAATCGGGAGCAGATGATTATATTACGAAGCCTTTTGGCGTAGCTGAGCTGTTAGCTCGGGTAGCAGCGGTGCTGAGAAGATCCTCGGGACTGGATGAGTCGGAGAGGAAGTCGGTGCCTCAAGAAGTGGGTTCCCAAATTACGCTAGGCGATCTTGTCATTTACCCGGAGAAATATGAAGTGACCTTGGGGAACGAACAGATCACGTTGCGCCCGAAAGAATTTGAAGTTCTGCTGTACTTGGCTCGCAAACCGGGTGTAGTTATGACGCGGGACGACTTGATGAATGCGGTATGGGGCTTTGACTATATTGGCGGGCAGCGAACCGTGGATGTTCATGTGAGCTCGTTGCGTAAGAAGCTGGAGCTTGATCCCGGATCGGTATATATTGATTCTATTCGCGGAGTCGGTTATAAGCTCGTTGTTAATAAGAAGAAGACATCAACCATATCGCCTGAGTAA
- the pnpS gene encoding two-component system histidine kinase PnpS, which yields MKTFRTRLTIILMSLIGISMLAAGLSMIQVFKDSHIRALEENLVREINLLEYTFPFRPLDDSQQVLEYYTREAEELGRRIHSRVTFIDLDGRVVGDSEKSAADMDNHLDREEILSASQEKFGSVIRHSETLDVDMLYVAHKVYSDEGFEGYIRLSMSLSAIDEGMNRGWVWMAGGLIILFLAAALLSYRIASGLTKPLEHITRVANRISGLDYDARVKLQRKDEIGQLASAINGMADSLQQQLKWIRDNEDLMQSVLANMTGGIVMVDSGGHIALVNREAERILHLRGDQLLGKPYSILKRNYEFMKFVEEGIQHKEYLQEERNVYDPEEKILQFDGVPMSEDSGSYRGMLFLLQDVTDIRRLERMRSEFVANVSHELKTPIAAVKGFAETLLSGGVKDTDTIRSFLQIIYDESDRLNRLIGDILELSKIESKRVPLEYAPIHLKELLDSVTEVLLPAANKKSIVLLQEIPEHLFIEGDEDRLRQIFMNLISNAINYTPEGGRVSIGAKVLHEGGEQEIIRFSVSDTGIGIPRKDLPRIFERFYRVDKARSRGSGGTGLGLSIVKHLVELHRGAIRVESRVGEGTSFILDLPLMHPID from the coding sequence ATGAAGACGTTTCGAACACGGCTGACGATCATCTTGATGAGCTTGATCGGAATATCCATGCTTGCCGCGGGACTATCTATGATACAGGTTTTCAAGGATTCGCATATCCGAGCGCTGGAAGAGAATTTGGTTCGGGAAATTAACTTGTTGGAGTATACCTTCCCGTTTCGACCGCTTGATGACAGTCAACAAGTGTTGGAGTACTATACGAGGGAAGCCGAAGAGCTTGGACGGCGCATCCATTCCCGCGTTACTTTCATCGATTTGGATGGGCGAGTGGTTGGAGATTCGGAGAAGAGTGCCGCGGATATGGATAACCACTTAGATCGGGAGGAAATCCTGTCTGCTTCTCAAGAGAAGTTTGGCAGTGTAATCCGGCATAGCGAAACGCTAGATGTCGATATGCTTTATGTCGCGCACAAGGTGTATTCGGACGAAGGCTTCGAAGGGTATATTCGCTTATCGATGAGCCTAAGCGCCATAGATGAAGGGATGAACCGTGGATGGGTATGGATGGCCGGGGGGCTGATCATTCTGTTCCTGGCAGCAGCGCTTCTTAGCTATCGGATCGCAAGCGGACTGACCAAGCCGTTGGAGCATATCACGCGTGTAGCTAATCGAATTTCCGGTCTGGACTACGACGCACGGGTAAAGCTGCAGCGCAAGGATGAGATTGGTCAGTTGGCCTCCGCCATTAACGGTATGGCAGATAGTTTGCAGCAGCAGCTAAAGTGGATTAGGGACAATGAAGACTTGATGCAAAGTGTTCTTGCCAACATGACCGGAGGAATTGTGATGGTGGATTCCGGTGGGCATATTGCGCTTGTAAACCGAGAGGCGGAGCGGATTCTGCATTTGAGGGGAGATCAGCTCCTAGGCAAGCCCTATTCGATTCTGAAGCGGAATTACGAGTTCATGAAGTTCGTGGAGGAAGGTATTCAGCATAAGGAATACTTGCAGGAAGAACGTAATGTGTACGATCCAGAAGAGAAAATTCTTCAATTTGACGGTGTTCCGATGAGTGAAGATAGTGGCAGTTACCGGGGAATGCTGTTCTTATTGCAGGATGTGACCGACATTCGCCGATTGGAGAGGATGCGCAGCGAATTCGTTGCGAATGTCTCTCATGAACTTAAAACACCGATTGCAGCTGTAAAAGGCTTTGCCGAAACATTGTTGTCGGGGGGAGTTAAGGATACCGATACGATTCGCTCTTTCCTGCAGATTATTTATGATGAATCCGATCGGTTAAATCGCTTGATTGGGGATATTCTGGAATTATCTAAGATTGAATCCAAGCGTGTTCCCTTGGAATATGCTCCGATTCATTTAAAAGAACTGCTTGACAGTGTCACCGAGGTGCTTCTTCCGGCGGCGAACAAGAAATCGATTGTTTTGTTACAGGAAATACCGGAGCATTTATTTATCGAGGGAGATGAGGATCGTCTTCGGCAAATCTTCATGAATTTGATATCCAATGCGATCAACTACACACCCGAAGGCGGTAGAGTAAGCATTGGTGCTAAGGTTCTGCATGAAGGTGGGGAGCAAGAGATCATTCGATTCTCAGTTAGCGATACGGGTATTGGCATTCCAAGGAAGGACTTGCCGCGGATTTTTGAGCGTTTTTACAGAGTAGATAAAGCACGTTCTCGGGGTTCTGGAGGCACAGGGCTGGGATTATCTATTGTGAAGCACTTGGTAGAACTCCATCGGGGCGCGATTCGGGTGGAGAGTAGAGTGGGCGAAGGTACTTCGTTTATACTAGATCTGCCACTCATGCATCCGATAGATTGA
- a CDS encoding fumarate hydratase, whose amino-acid sequence MRQFEQSVYELIVETSTNLPADVRRAIKRGTLAENQDTRAGLALSTITQNIKMAEEQVSPICQDTGMPTFIVHTPVGANQIEMKKGILAAIKRATKEGKLRPNSVDSLTGENSGDNLGPGTPVIHFEQWEENVVDIRLILKGGGCENKNIQYSLPTELEGLGRAGRDLDGIRKCILHAVYQAQGQGCSAGFIGVGIGGDRTTGYELAKQQLFRLADDVNPVAELQQLEEYIMDKANKLGIGTMGFGGEVTLLGCKIGAANRLPASFFVSVAYNCWAFRRQGVAIDPASGEIVNWLYERGDEVAIKGSEEVTSAAAGETILKANREVILHTPITEEQIRSLRVGDVVVIKGEMHTGRDALHKYLMDHDAPVDLNGAVIYHCGPVMLQDEQGWHVKAAGPTTSIREEPYQGDIIKKFGIRAVIGKGGMGKKTLKALQEHGGVYLNAIGGAAQYYAECIKKVKGVDFMEFGIPEAMWHLEVDGFAAIVTMDSHGQSLHADVEKSSLERLAAFKEPVFK is encoded by the coding sequence ATGCGGCAGTTTGAACAAAGTGTGTATGAACTTATTGTGGAAACTTCAACGAATTTGCCTGCGGATGTGCGGCGAGCGATAAAGCGGGGGACGCTAGCGGAAAATCAGGATACGAGAGCAGGCCTTGCTCTATCTACGATCACGCAGAATATTAAGATGGCAGAAGAACAAGTATCGCCGATTTGTCAGGATACAGGCATGCCTACTTTTATTGTGCATACCCCTGTCGGGGCGAATCAAATAGAGATGAAGAAGGGCATTCTGGCGGCAATCAAACGTGCGACCAAAGAGGGCAAGCTTCGTCCGAACTCGGTTGATTCGTTGACAGGAGAGAATAGCGGGGATAATTTGGGGCCGGGAACGCCCGTTATTCATTTTGAGCAATGGGAAGAGAACGTTGTGGACATCCGTCTAATACTCAAAGGCGGCGGTTGCGAAAATAAAAATATTCAATATAGCCTGCCTACCGAGCTAGAGGGGCTGGGGCGAGCGGGCCGTGATCTGGATGGCATTCGCAAATGTATTCTGCATGCGGTTTACCAGGCACAGGGCCAGGGCTGCAGTGCTGGATTTATCGGCGTGGGCATAGGTGGAGACCGGACTACGGGATATGAGCTTGCCAAGCAACAATTGTTTCGTTTAGCCGATGATGTGAATCCAGTCGCAGAGCTTCAACAGCTAGAAGAGTACATTATGGATAAAGCGAACAAGTTGGGGATTGGAACAATGGGGTTTGGCGGGGAAGTAACGCTGCTTGGCTGCAAGATCGGGGCGGCGAATCGCCTTCCTGCTAGTTTCTTTGTATCTGTCGCCTATAACTGCTGGGCATTTAGACGGCAAGGTGTAGCCATTGATCCGGCCAGCGGCGAAATTGTGAATTGGCTGTACGAGCGCGGGGACGAAGTGGCGATCAAGGGGAGTGAGGAGGTCACCTCAGCGGCAGCCGGAGAGACAATTCTAAAGGCTAACCGGGAAGTAATTCTGCATACTCCGATCACGGAAGAACAGATTCGCAGTCTAAGGGTTGGCGATGTCGTTGTCATTAAAGGTGAGATGCATACGGGTCGTGATGCCCTCCACAAATATTTGATGGATCATGATGCCCCGGTTGATTTGAACGGTGCGGTTATCTATCACTGTGGACCGGTTATGCTTCAGGATGAGCAGGGCTGGCATGTTAAGGCTGCTGGGCCGACGACGAGTATACGCGAGGAGCCTTATCAAGGGGATATTATAAAGAAATTCGGTATTCGTGCGGTTATTGGTAAAGGCGGTATGGGTAAGAAGACACTTAAAGCGCTGCAAGAGCATGGCGGTGTCTATTTGAATGCCATCGGTGGTGCAGCTCAGTATTATGCAGAGTGCATTAAGAAAGTTAAGGGTGTAGATTTCATGGAGTTCGGCATTCCTGAGGCGATGTGGCATTTGGAAGTGGATGGCTTCGCCGCTATTGTGACGATGGATTCTCATGGGCAAAGTCTGCATGCCGATGTTGAGAAGTCTTCGCTAGAGAGGCTGGCTGCATTCAAAGAGCCGGTATTTAAATAA
- the yfbR gene encoding 5'-deoxynucleotidase, with protein MNFHFSAYMYRLRSIKRWSLMRSTATENVAEHSFHVALLTHLLCEIGNHLFDRSLNSDRAATFALFHDATEVFTGDIPTPVKHHNPRLLSSFREMEEIAAERLLSMVPPELQQTYGPLLSPTKHAGYSAEDNELLKYVKAADSLDAYLKCAWELTSGNREFAVARDQLLEKLDRLHLPEIDYFLQHLAPSFDMTLDELSEQV; from the coding sequence ATGAATTTTCATTTCTCCGCCTATATGTATCGCCTTCGTTCCATTAAACGCTGGAGCTTGATGAGAAGCACGGCTACAGAGAATGTAGCCGAGCATTCCTTCCACGTAGCCTTATTGACCCACCTGCTCTGCGAAATAGGTAACCACTTGTTTGATAGGAGCCTAAATTCAGACCGCGCGGCAACATTTGCTTTATTTCATGATGCGACAGAAGTATTTACTGGTGATATCCCAACCCCTGTGAAGCACCATAACCCTAGGCTTCTTTCAAGCTTCCGCGAGATGGAAGAAATCGCAGCTGAACGGCTTTTATCCATGGTGCCTCCCGAACTGCAACAAACCTATGGACCTTTACTATCGCCAACAAAGCATGCAGGCTATAGTGCAGAAGACAACGAATTACTTAAGTATGTTAAAGCGGCCGACAGCTTAGACGCCTACCTGAAATGCGCTTGGGAGCTCACATCAGGCAACCGCGAATTCGCTGTAGCCAGAGATCAGTTATTGGAAAAACTGGACCGACTTCATCTTCCGGAGATCGATTATTTTCTTCAACATTTGGCCCCCAGCTTTGACATGACGCTTGATGAGCTATCCGAACAAGTTTAA
- a CDS encoding SDR family oxidoreductase, with protein MSGNGQGKQTMPPQHQNQRPGIEEEMIPRPKYEGNYKAAGKLEGKVALITGGDSGIGRAVAVAYAKEGADVAIVYLNENEDANRTKQEVEQEGRKCVLISGDLGDESFAKQAVQQTVDQLGGLDVLINNAAEQHPQEEITDITAQQLEKTFRTNIFAMFFVTQAAMPHLKKGSAIINTTSVTAYRGNPQLIDYSATKGAIVSFTRALSMNIVGKKGIRVNAVAPGPIWTPLIPSTFDRQQVAQFGGNTPMQRPGQPEELAPAYVFLGCDDSSYISGQVLHINGGEIVNG; from the coding sequence ATGTCAGGAAATGGACAAGGTAAGCAAACCATGCCTCCGCAGCATCAGAATCAGCGGCCCGGAATTGAGGAAGAAATGATTCCGCGTCCGAAGTATGAAGGGAACTATAAAGCAGCGGGCAAACTGGAAGGCAAGGTAGCGCTGATTACAGGTGGAGACAGCGGGATTGGCCGGGCCGTGGCGGTTGCTTATGCCAAAGAGGGCGCTGATGTGGCTATCGTGTATTTAAACGAGAATGAAGATGCGAACCGGACGAAACAAGAGGTCGAGCAGGAGGGACGGAAGTGCGTGCTCATATCCGGGGATTTGGGTGATGAGTCCTTTGCCAAGCAGGCTGTACAGCAAACGGTCGATCAGCTTGGCGGGCTGGATGTTCTGATTAATAACGCCGCAGAGCAGCACCCACAGGAGGAGATAACCGATATTACAGCCCAACAGTTGGAGAAGACGTTCCGAACGAATATTTTTGCGATGTTCTTCGTAACGCAGGCTGCGATGCCTCACTTGAAGAAGGGCAGCGCGATTATTAATACGACCTCTGTAACTGCATACCGAGGAAATCCGCAGTTGATTGATTACTCGGCAACGAAAGGAGCGATCGTCAGTTTTACACGGGCTCTCTCTATGAATATCGTCGGCAAGAAAGGAATACGTGTAAATGCTGTGGCTCCTGGGCCGATCTGGACACCGCTCATACCTTCAACCTTTGATCGGCAACAGGTGGCTCAGTTCGGAGGGAATACACCAATGCAGCGACCTGGTCAGCCAGAGGAGTTAGCTCCAGCGTATGTGTTCCTGGGTTGTGATGATTCGTCTTACATCAGCGGGCAAGTGCTGCATATTAACGGCGGGGAGATCGTGAATGGATAG
- a CDS encoding glycosyltransferase family 2 protein: MSAQPILVSVIISVQNEGIDLQTTLESMKVSRVAYSYEVIIVDEGSVDGCCDFLIHYKFDKPLRKFKAQSGISSRQLAASHALGSYLIFCSPRLYFEDGWMEALLEPIQQGRADCTSPSFTAQGRSDNVQRCEFPAGGLLASIYNFPAVSEQDDIPWLSSDCFAVSLQTFQELGGLLSGFFTKEIETAEFSIRSWLLGRVCYHVPGICLTLVFRYNYPPDERVAYWGNDVINLTRIHFEEEIIVKTRELVLTCDGEHDVSAAQAEFDEARERYLKLRQYDSIWFANRFDILL, from the coding sequence ATGTCTGCTCAACCTATTCTTGTATCCGTCATTATTTCGGTGCAGAACGAAGGAATTGATTTACAGACAACGCTAGAATCCATGAAGGTATCTCGTGTCGCTTATAGCTATGAAGTCATCATCGTTGACGAGGGCTCTGTGGACGGCTGTTGTGATTTTCTAATTCACTACAAATTTGATAAGCCGCTTCGCAAATTCAAAGCGCAAAGTGGGATATCCTCCAGGCAACTGGCAGCTTCCCATGCCCTGGGGAGTTATTTGATTTTTTGCAGCCCCAGACTTTATTTTGAAGATGGCTGGATGGAGGCTCTGCTGGAACCGATCCAGCAGGGAAGGGCGGATTGCACTTCACCGTCATTTACGGCACAAGGCCGTTCGGACAATGTACAGCGCTGCGAGTTTCCAGCGGGTGGGCTGCTTGCGTCGATTTATAATTTTCCTGCCGTGTCGGAGCAAGATGATATTCCTTGGCTATCCTCGGATTGTTTTGCCGTAAGTCTTCAAACCTTCCAAGAGCTGGGTGGGCTGTTAAGCGGTTTTTTTACGAAGGAAATAGAGACAGCAGAGTTTTCTATAAGAAGCTGGCTGCTTGGGCGCGTGTGTTATCACGTCCCCGGCATATGTCTGACGCTGGTATTCAGGTATAATTATCCTCCGGATGAGCGGGTTGCTTATTGGGGCAATGATGTGATCAACTTAACTCGGATACATTTCGAAGAAGAAATTATTGTTAAGACCCGTGAATTGGTATTGACATGTGATGGAGAGCATGATGTCAGCGCCGCTCAAGCAGAATTTGATGAGGCTAGAGAGAGGTATCTGAAGCTTCGCCAATATGACTCGATCTGGTTCGCAAACCGGTTTGATATCTTGCTGTAA
- a CDS encoding helix-turn-helix domain-containing protein, with the protein MDYRSLGKRLRQERHKMHLTQEKLAEKIEVSDAYIGQIERGERSLSLETLVKLANQLGVTVDYLLHDSIEINDDHFLNQINQIMIHRSPKEKQLALDTIKMIFTHLDDMQSDKDS; encoded by the coding sequence ATGGATTACAGATCATTGGGTAAAAGGCTTCGTCAGGAACGTCATAAAATGCATTTGACCCAGGAAAAACTTGCTGAGAAGATTGAGGTTTCCGATGCGTACATAGGTCAAATTGAGCGAGGCGAAAGAAGCTTATCGTTAGAAACTCTTGTTAAGCTAGCAAATCAATTAGGTGTCACGGTCGATTACTTGCTTCACGATTCCATCGAAATCAATGACGACCATTTCCTGAACCAAATCAACCAGATTATGATTCACCGTTCACCGAAGGAGAAGCAATTGGCGTTAGACACAATCAAGATGATATTTACCCACTTAGACGATATGCAAAGTGACAAAGATTCCTGA